One genomic window of Malaciobacter molluscorum LMG 25693 includes the following:
- a CDS encoding MotA/TolQ/ExbB proton channel family protein translates to MIKYILTVILISNFAFGLDLNNLLNNVKQSSNKELLEEQKRLEEFLNNKEKQKQLLIKTQNELKQENLKTKKLKAIIEEKEKVLSKQEALLNVKIGDLGEMFGSVRQTSADFLTNYNRSFTASQFPKKEEIFKKFSNSKKLPTIEELTTFWHTMLDEIIQSGNISKYKATVISDNGEKTLKDVTRVGLFSAFSDGNYLKYSNDINSLVELSVQPSSNYKSEAKDFENSSNEIKQVLIDPTKGTLFDMLGNNPTLMDRVNQGGIVGYIILVLGGLGILFAIYKIAILNIIHNKIKKQEKNISNYDNSNSLGKIAEVFYKNQDNSINDLEIRISEAILKETNEIKKGQSFVKLLAAVTPLLGLLGTVTGMIATFQAITLFGTGDPKLMAGGISTALITTVLGLVTAIPLLFAYTYISSKSEAIVSILEEQSIGMLAKNLK, encoded by the coding sequence ATGATTAAATATATATTAACTGTTATTTTAATTTCAAACTTTGCTTTTGGTCTTGATTTAAATAATCTATTAAATAATGTGAAACAAAGTTCAAACAAAGAACTACTTGAAGAGCAAAAAAGACTTGAAGAATTTTTAAATAATAAAGAAAAACAAAAACAACTTTTAATAAAAACTCAAAATGAATTAAAACAAGAGAATTTAAAAACAAAAAAATTAAAAGCAATAATTGAAGAAAAAGAAAAAGTATTATCAAAACAAGAAGCTTTACTTAATGTAAAGATTGGAGATTTAGGTGAGATGTTTGGAAGTGTAAGACAAACATCTGCTGATTTTCTTACAAACTACAATAGAAGTTTTACAGCTTCACAATTTCCTAAAAAAGAAGAGATTTTTAAAAAATTCTCAAATTCTAAAAAACTTCCAACTATTGAAGAATTAACTACTTTTTGGCACACAATGTTAGATGAAATAATTCAAAGTGGTAATATTTCAAAATATAAAGCAACAGTAATTTCGGATAATGGAGAAAAAACATTAAAAGATGTAACTAGAGTTGGATTATTTTCTGCATTTTCAGATGGAAATTATTTAAAATATTCAAATGATATTAACTCTCTTGTAGAATTATCAGTACAACCAAGTTCTAACTATAAAAGTGAAGCAAAAGATTTTGAAAATAGTTCAAATGAGATTAAACAAGTTTTAATTGATCCTACAAAAGGAACTCTATTTGATATGTTAGGCAATAACCCTACACTTATGGATAGAGTAAATCAAGGTGGAATTGTAGGTTATATAATTTTAGTTCTTGGAGGGTTAGGTATTTTATTTGCTATTTATAAAATCGCTATTTTAAATATCATTCATAATAAAATAAAAAAACAAGAAAAAAATATTTCAAATTACGATAATTCAAACTCTTTAGGAAAAATTGCAGAAGTATTCTATAAAAATCAAGATAACTCAATCAATGATTTAGAAATAAGAATAAGTGAAGCTATTTTAAAAGAGACAAATGAAATAAAAAAAGGTCAAAGTTTTGTGAAACTACTTGCAGCTGTTACACCATTACTTGGTCTTTTAGGAACTGTTACAGGGATGATTGCAACTTTCCAAGCAATCACTTTATTTGGTACAGGTGACCCAAAACTGATGGCAGGAGGAATTTCAACTGCTTTAATTACAACAGTTTTAGGTTTAGTTACAGCCATTCCATTACTTTTTGCATATACATATATCTCTTCAAAATCTGAAGCTATAGTATCAATATTAGAAGAGCAAAGTATAGGAATGTTAGCAAAAAATTTAAAATAA